A single genomic interval of Chlamydiales bacterium STE3 harbors:
- a CDS encoding 30S ribosomal protein S10 (Product derived from UniProtKB/Swiss-Prot:Q6MER9;Gene name derived from UniProtKB/Swiss-Prot:Q6MER9) yields MAKQEKQAKQEKQQARQKIRIRLKAYDQRLLDRSTADIVETAKRTGAGVAGPIPLPTKREIFTVLRSPNIDRKSREQFEIRTHKRLIDIVNPTGKTIDALKTLTLPAGVDIKIKA; encoded by the coding sequence ATGGCAAAACAAGAGAAACAGGCAAAGCAGGAAAAGCAACAGGCAAGACAAAAGATCCGCATTAGGCTTAAAGCCTACGATCAACGTCTTCTTGATCGTTCAACTGCTGATATCGTAGAGACAGCAAAACGTACAGGAGCTGGTGTTGCGGGACCTATCCCACTGCCCACAAAACGTGAGATTTTTACTGTTCTACGTTCACCAAATATCGATAGAAAGTCGCGTGAGCAGTTTGAAATCCGCACGCATAAACGTTTGATTGATATTGTAAATCCCACAGGCAAGACGATTGATGCCTTGAAGACATTAACTCTTCCAGCTGGTGTCGACATCAAGATTAAAGCCTAG
- a CDS encoding Elongation factor G (Product derived from UniProtKB/Swiss-Prot:Q6MER8;Gene name derived from UniProtKB/Swiss-Prot:Q6MER8) has protein sequence MPRQENEKISNVRNIGIMAHIDAGKTTTTERILYYSGRVHKMGEVHEGAATMDWMEQEQERGITITSAATTVFWKEAKINIIDTPGHVDFTIEVERSLRVLDGSVAVFCSVSGVEPQSETVWRQADKYGVPRICFVNKMDRIGADFFDAIKTMREKLHANAIAVHCPIGAESEFKGMIDLVTMRAFFFHDETLGADWEEKDIPADLLDKAKAMRAELLDELATVDENDEAFLTKVIEDPDSLNPEEIHKVIRKGVVSNKFNPVLCGSAFKNKGIQQLLDAVVAWMPSPLDRGAIKAHKLDSDEEILLQPDDSEPLAALAFKIMTDPYVGRLTYVRIYSGTLAKGMSLLNTTKGTKERISRLIEMHANQRKERDEFFTGDIAACIGLKSATTGDTLCSADQPIILEKMEFPEPVISMAIEPKSKADREKLAGALGALSNEDPTFRVYTNEETGQTIIAGMGELHLEILHDRMKREFGVEANVGKPQVSYKETITIPGETKTKFVKQSGGRGQYAHVELEIEPNEKGKGNEVVSKIVGGVIPREYIPAVIAGVEEGLATGVLAGYNLVDVKVAIVFGSYHDVDSNEMAFKICGSMAIKEAARKSKPIILEPIMKVDVTTPESHIGDVIGDLNRRRGQILGQENSKGAVIVHAEVPLSEMFGYSTTLRSLSSGRATYVMEPSHFERVPTKIQEEIMKK, from the coding sequence ATGCCAAGACAAGAAAATGAAAAAATCAGCAATGTGCGCAATATTGGTATTATGGCTCACATCGACGCAGGTAAAACGACAACTACTGAACGTATTCTTTACTATTCAGGTCGCGTTCACAAGATGGGCGAGGTGCATGAAGGCGCTGCGACCATGGACTGGATGGAGCAAGAGCAAGAGCGTGGAATTACAATTACTTCTGCTGCTACAACTGTTTTTTGGAAAGAAGCAAAAATTAACATCATTGACACTCCGGGCCACGTTGACTTCACCATTGAAGTAGAGCGTTCGCTTCGTGTGCTTGATGGTTCCGTTGCCGTGTTCTGTTCTGTATCCGGTGTAGAACCTCAGTCAGAAACAGTCTGGCGACAAGCTGACAAATATGGCGTGCCAAGGATTTGTTTCGTCAATAAAATGGACCGTATCGGTGCTGACTTCTTTGACGCAATCAAAACAATGAGAGAAAAGCTTCATGCTAATGCTATTGCCGTGCATTGCCCTATTGGAGCAGAGTCTGAATTCAAAGGAATGATTGACCTTGTTACAATGCGCGCCTTTTTTTTCCATGATGAGACACTTGGAGCGGACTGGGAAGAAAAAGATATCCCAGCTGACTTGCTAGATAAGGCAAAAGCGATGCGAGCAGAGCTTCTTGACGAACTCGCCACGGTCGATGAAAATGATGAGGCTTTTTTAACAAAAGTGATCGAAGATCCCGACTCTCTTAATCCAGAAGAGATTCACAAGGTAATCCGTAAGGGTGTTGTGTCCAACAAATTTAATCCAGTTCTTTGTGGTTCTGCTTTTAAAAATAAAGGAATTCAACAACTCCTTGATGCTGTTGTGGCTTGGATGCCATCCCCATTAGACCGTGGAGCGATCAAAGCACACAAACTAGATTCAGATGAAGAAATTTTACTTCAACCTGACGACAGTGAACCTCTAGCTGCTCTTGCATTTAAAATTATGACAGATCCCTACGTTGGCCGTCTGACTTATGTGAGAATTTATAGTGGAACTTTGGCTAAAGGAATGAGCCTTTTGAACACTACCAAAGGGACAAAAGAGCGTATTTCCCGCTTGATCGAAATGCATGCCAACCAGCGTAAAGAACGCGATGAATTCTTTACCGGTGACATCGCCGCTTGCATCGGGTTAAAATCAGCGACAACAGGAGATACACTTTGCTCTGCTGATCAGCCCATCATCCTTGAGAAAATGGAATTTCCAGAGCCAGTGATTTCGATGGCGATTGAACCAAAATCCAAAGCTGATAGGGAAAAACTCGCTGGTGCATTGGGTGCTCTTTCTAATGAAGACCCAACTTTCCGCGTTTACACCAATGAGGAAACAGGGCAGACAATTATTGCTGGAATGGGTGAGTTGCATCTTGAAATTCTGCATGACAGGATGAAAAGAGAATTTGGCGTTGAAGCTAATGTAGGTAAGCCACAGGTTTCTTACAAAGAAACCATCACCATACCAGGTGAAACAAAAACAAAATTTGTTAAACAGTCTGGTGGTCGTGGTCAGTATGCTCACGTTGAACTTGAAATTGAACCTAACGAAAAAGGCAAGGGGAATGAAGTTGTCAGCAAGATTGTTGGCGGTGTTATTCCTAGAGAGTATATACCTGCCGTTATCGCAGGGGTCGAAGAAGGTCTTGCTACAGGTGTATTAGCCGGTTACAACCTAGTCGACGTAAAAGTGGCGATTGTGTTCGGTTCTTATCACGATGTTGACTCTAACGAGATGGCATTTAAAATTTGCGGATCGATGGCGATTAAAGAAGCAGCTCGTAAGTCTAAGCCTATTATTCTTGAACCTATCATGAAAGTAGACGTGACAACCCCAGAATCACACATTGGTGATGTCATCGGAGACTTAAACCGTCGTAGAGGACAAATTCTCGGTCAGGAAAACAGCAAAGGGGCGGTCATCGTTCATGCTGAGGTACCTTTGAGCGAAATGTTTGGCTACTCTACAACACTCAGATCCCTTTCTTCTGGCCGTGCCACTTATGTCATGGAACCTAGCCATTTTGAGCGTGTTCCTACTAAGATTCAAGAAGAGATCATGAAGAAGTAA
- a CDS encoding 30S ribosomal protein S7 (Product derived from UniProtKB/Swiss-Prot:Q6MER7;Gene name derived from UniProtKB/Swiss-Prot:Q6MER7): MSRRRRAEKRTIAPDPIFKSELLAKFINKVMECGKKSVARRIVYNALEKFAKRIKLDDPLEAFEQALENAKPSLEVKSRRIGGATYQVPIEIPTNRRTSMAMGWIIINSRGKAGRSMEEALAGELTDCYNNQGATIKKKDDTHRMAEANKAFAHYKW, translated from the coding sequence ATGTCTAGAAGACGTCGCGCAGAAAAAAGAACAATTGCGCCAGATCCAATTTTCAAAAGTGAGCTACTTGCAAAGTTTATCAACAAAGTCATGGAGTGCGGAAAAAAATCTGTTGCACGCCGGATTGTTTATAACGCTTTGGAGAAGTTCGCAAAAAGAATTAAGCTTGATGACCCATTAGAAGCTTTTGAACAAGCCCTTGAAAATGCAAAGCCTTCTTTAGAAGTTAAATCACGCCGAATCGGCGGAGCTACTTACCAAGTACCTATTGAAATTCCCACAAATCGACGCACATCAATGGCTATGGGCTGGATCATTATCAACTCACGGGGAAAAGCTGGGCGCTCTATGGAAGAAGCCTTAGCAGGAGAGCTTACCGACTGTTACAATAACCAAGGTGCTACTATCAAGAAGAAAGATGATACTCACCGCATGGCTGAAGCTAACAAAGCTTTTGCTCATTATAAATGGTAA
- a CDS encoding 30S ribosomal protein S12 (Product derived from UniProtKB/Swiss-Prot:Q6MER6;Gene name derived from UniProtKB/Swiss-Prot:Q6MER6), with amino-acid sequence MEEKAYMPTINQLVQQPRKAKKRRSKSPALQKCPQRRGVCLQVKTKTPKKPNSALRKVAWVRLSTGQEVIAYIGGEGHNLQEHSIVLVRGGRVKDLPGVRYHIVRGTLDCAAVKDRKQGRSKYGAKRPK; translated from the coding sequence TTGGAGGAGAAGGCATACATGCCGACAATTAACCAACTCGTACAACAGCCGCGAAAAGCAAAAAAACGCCGCAGCAAGTCCCCTGCATTGCAAAAATGTCCACAAAGACGTGGAGTTTGCTTGCAAGTTAAGACAAAAACACCAAAAAAACCTAACTCAGCTTTACGTAAAGTAGCTTGGGTACGCCTATCAACAGGACAGGAAGTTATTGCCTACATCGGCGGTGAAGGCCACAACCTACAAGAGCACAGCATTGTTCTCGTTCGTGGTGGTAGAGTAAAAGACCTTCCCGGTGTGCGCTATCATATTGTGAGAGGAACACTTGACTGCGCTGCTGTAAAAGACCGCAAGCAAGGAAGATCGAAATACGGGGCTAAACGTCCTAAGTAA
- a CDS encoding Transcriptional repressor NrdR (Product derived from UniProtKB/Swiss-Prot:Q6MA76;Gene name derived from UniProtKB/Swiss-Prot:Q6MA76), giving the protein MKCPYCHHSELKVTDSREATEMNAIRRRRECLNCLKRFTTFETIELIVQVRKRDGTYEDFQQQKLINGLDAACRHTTISHDQVITLASTITQELLQLQVREISTKEIGEMIMKHLQALDPIAYIRFACVYRRFKEISELMNAIKGISSDELGSLEVSKEHQENTNGTEKNRSS; this is encoded by the coding sequence ATGAAATGTCCTTATTGCCATCATAGTGAACTCAAGGTGACTGATTCACGTGAAGCCACAGAAATGAATGCTATTCGTCGAAGAAGAGAATGTTTAAATTGCTTGAAGCGGTTTACGACCTTTGAAACGATTGAATTGATAGTTCAAGTGCGTAAAAGGGACGGGACCTATGAGGACTTTCAACAACAGAAACTCATTAATGGGCTAGATGCAGCTTGTCGCCACACGACAATTAGCCATGACCAGGTAATTACCCTTGCCTCTACAATAACGCAGGAGCTTTTACAGCTCCAGGTGAGAGAAATTAGTACAAAGGAAATTGGTGAAATGATAATGAAGCACTTGCAAGCTTTAGATCCAATCGCCTATATTCGCTTCGCTTGTGTTTATAGAAGGTTTAAGGAGATTAGCGAGTTAATGAATGCAATTAAAGGCATTTCATCAGATGAATTGGGAAGTCTAGAAGTTTCTAAGGAACATCAGGAGAACACAAATGGCACTGAAAAAAACAGAAGTAGCTAA
- a CDS encoding General stress protein 16O (Product derived from UniProtKB/Swiss-Prot:P80872;Gene name derived from UniProtKB/Swiss-Prot:P80872): protein MALKKTEVAKFKKKLEELRAQMSRTLQGAAAEVKTPDEATGYSQHQADQGTDDFDRTINLELTEQEYNVLRRIDRALEKIEENTYGICDVTGEEIPMARLEAVPYATMTVKAQEKLEKGLI, encoded by the coding sequence ATGGCACTGAAAAAAACAGAAGTAGCTAAATTTAAAAAAAAGTTAGAAGAGCTTAGAGCTCAGATGAGTCGCACACTCCAGGGAGCGGCGGCGGAAGTGAAGACTCCTGATGAAGCCACAGGATATTCTCAGCACCAAGCAGATCAAGGTACAGATGACTTTGATCGAACAATTAATTTGGAATTGACTGAACAGGAATACAATGTCCTTAGACGAATAGATCGTGCACTTGAGAAAATCGAAGAAAATACTTATGGGATCTGTGATGTGACAGGAGAAGAAATTCCTATGGCTCGCTTGGAAGCCGTTCCTTATGCAACAATGACCGTTAAGGCACAGGAAAAGTTAGAAAAAGGGCTTATTTAG
- a CDS encoding Lipoprotein signal peptidase (Product derived from UniProtKB/Swiss-Prot:Q9Z817;Gene name derived from UniProtKB/Swiss-Prot:Q9Z817;EC number derived from UniProtKB/Swiss-Prot:Q9Z817), translating into MSSLKLPLLLISVVLLLDIFTKFLTHQYLPQMNHHYWYPYGGIAVIRNFFGIEFSISYATNKGAAWGVFSHYQFLLLLLRMALIGGLMGYFLLRQRGLLQQSCLALILAGAIGNVIDYFIYGHVVDMLHFVFFSYDFPVFNLADTAIFLGVCGYFLTTYREKQIA; encoded by the coding sequence ATGAGTTCTTTAAAGTTGCCGCTATTGCTGATCAGCGTTGTGCTCTTATTGGATATATTCACTAAATTCCTTACGCATCAGTATCTGCCACAAATGAACCACCATTATTGGTATCCATATGGTGGGATTGCTGTCATAAGAAATTTTTTCGGGATTGAATTTTCGATCAGCTATGCTACAAATAAAGGAGCCGCTTGGGGAGTTTTCTCTCATTACCAATTCCTGCTCCTGCTATTGAGAATGGCTCTTATTGGTGGCCTTATGGGATATTTTTTGTTAAGGCAAAGGGGGCTTTTGCAGCAATCCTGCTTGGCCCTCATTCTGGCAGGTGCCATTGGGAATGTGATCGATTATTTTATTTATGGCCATGTTGTGGACATGCTCCATTTTGTTTTTTTTAGCTATGATTTTCCTGTTTTTAATTTGGCAGATACAGCCATTTTCTTAGGAGTATGTGGTTATTTTCTGACAACTTACAGAGAAAAGCAAATAGCATGA
- a CDS encoding hypothetical protein (Product derived from UniProtKB/Trembl:Q6MA79), which produces MSSIESISLNKVPSFQASKWLHIMLLCDTVELRELFSTFGDKVIVSVAGVNKEGEEIVPQDKFLENYANYIDLLKNGQPFTPSQLHQWFTSAISVDLQHYRKIPVGNNENIIRIVYPVLQIKPHWFDYSMTDQKIRSNTFGLDNISWGLQFSYPQLFEDPYTKQIHKVFSEEQFSNTKLFKSLQRWMRKYSRVTSFQVGDRLINAPIRTGNNSFSWVNAHPSLAKKGMHVK; this is translated from the coding sequence ATGAGCTCTATTGAATCCATTTCTCTCAATAAAGTGCCCTCTTTTCAAGCATCAAAATGGCTGCATATCATGCTTCTTTGTGATACAGTTGAATTGAGGGAGCTTTTTTCTACATTTGGGGACAAAGTAATTGTATCCGTTGCGGGGGTAAATAAAGAGGGCGAAGAAATTGTCCCGCAGGATAAATTTTTAGAAAACTATGCCAATTACATCGATCTTCTAAAAAATGGCCAGCCGTTTACACCCTCGCAGCTTCACCAGTGGTTTACTTCAGCTATTTCTGTAGATCTGCAGCATTATCGCAAAATCCCTGTTGGGAATAATGAAAATATTATTCGCATTGTCTACCCTGTTTTGCAGATAAAACCTCATTGGTTTGATTACTCAATGACGGATCAAAAAATTCGATCGAATACATTTGGTTTGGATAATATCTCATGGGGGTTGCAGTTTTCCTACCCTCAACTTTTTGAAGATCCTTATACTAAACAAATTCATAAAGTTTTTTCCGAAGAGCAGTTCTCTAATACGAAACTTTTTAAAAGTTTACAGCGGTGGATGCGAAAATACTCGAGAGTAACATCCTTTCAGGTCGGAGATCGATTAATCAATGCTCCTATTCGCACGGGAAACAACAGTTTTTCTTGGGTGAATGCCCATCCTAGCCTTGCTAAAAAGGGCATGCATGTCAAGTAA
- a CDS encoding CinA-like protein (Product derived from UniProtKB/Swiss-Prot:Q64TK0;Gene name derived from UniProtKB/Trembl:D6YSP3), with the protein MSSNLVEIVAIGSELLTGLGVNSNASFISRKLSDLGFHVQRHTVLPDDADSLREGLAEALSCNVLVIATGGLGPTLDDLSKEVAAELFDSSLSFNDALANELRSRYGEITTLSNQATVPDKACLLKNRLGTAPGFIFSSKRGTLVLLPGVPNEMKEMFCSEVLPFLKKHFSHQENLFKEELYFGHFYESKIDPFLKELKEQYPEVQFGLYPRNGLITVQLKGFEPYSLSKIAAQIKTEYKEHLFDAKNGLIEEAVLEIFKEKGVSLSVAESCTGGALSARITSLSGASAFFLGGVISYSNQIKQEVLGIRQGLLQEKGAVSREVAIAMVEGVEKMTRSDFSVAVTGIAGPAGGTEEKPVGTVFIAIKEKEKIPQVYPLQCHGSRPMVIEHSANVALSELYFLVRSS; encoded by the coding sequence ATGTCAAGTAACTTGGTGGAAATTGTAGCAATAGGATCGGAGCTCCTTACTGGATTAGGCGTTAATTCGAATGCTTCTTTTATTAGCCGCAAGCTTTCTGATCTTGGCTTCCACGTTCAACGGCATACCGTTTTGCCGGATGATGCCGATAGTTTAAGGGAAGGCCTTGCTGAAGCATTAAGTTGTAACGTGCTAGTGATTGCAACCGGTGGCTTAGGGCCTACCTTGGATGACCTTTCCAAGGAAGTGGCAGCTGAACTGTTTGATTCCTCACTCTCTTTTAATGACGCGCTTGCAAATGAATTAAGGTCGCGCTATGGGGAAATTACTACACTCTCCAACCAAGCAACCGTTCCCGATAAGGCGTGTCTTCTAAAAAATCGTTTGGGCACTGCTCCGGGCTTTATTTTTTCAAGTAAGAGGGGAACGCTGGTTTTGCTTCCCGGTGTACCCAATGAAATGAAAGAAATGTTCTGCTCAGAAGTACTGCCTTTCTTAAAAAAACATTTCAGCCATCAAGAGAATCTTTTCAAAGAAGAGCTATACTTTGGTCACTTCTATGAGTCTAAAATAGATCCTTTTCTAAAAGAGCTAAAAGAACAGTATCCTGAAGTCCAATTTGGACTTTATCCTAGAAATGGTTTGATCACAGTTCAATTAAAAGGTTTTGAGCCTTACAGTCTTTCAAAAATTGCTGCACAAATAAAAACTGAGTACAAGGAACATCTTTTTGATGCTAAAAATGGTTTAATTGAAGAAGCAGTATTGGAGATTTTTAAGGAAAAAGGTGTGAGCCTAAGCGTCGCTGAATCTTGTACAGGTGGCGCTCTTTCGGCACGGATAACTTCTTTGTCTGGAGCTTCTGCATTTTTCCTAGGGGGCGTCATTTCCTACTCTAATCAGATAAAGCAAGAAGTGCTTGGGATTAGACAGGGTCTTTTGCAGGAAAAAGGTGCGGTAAGTAGAGAAGTGGCAATTGCTATGGTAGAGGGTGTCGAAAAAATGACAAGGAGTGACTTTAGTGTTGCTGTGACTGGTATCGCTGGGCCTGCTGGGGGAACTGAGGAGAAGCCAGTAGGGACTGTCTTTATTGCGATTAAGGAAAAAGAAAAGATTCCACAGGTTTACCCATTACAGTGTCATGGTTCTAGACCTATGGTTATTGAGCATTCTGCCAATGTAGCACTTTCCGAGCTTTACTTTTTAGTAAGGTCGTCTTAA